The DNA segment ATCGTCGTTTCGTTTTCGAATCCTGGCCGGCCGAACAAACGAAAATATTCGGTATAGCTGGTCAAGCCATGATGGCGCAGGCGTTTTTCCAAACGCCCAACCACCATCGCCTGCTTATTGTCGTTGAGCACAATTCCCGCGCGCTTGTATAAAAAATCCTTGATCCAGACAAACTCATGTTGTTGCAAGACAGGAGCCGACCCGGATTGATGACTAATGGCCGCCATTGCGTCCTCCCTAATCGGCTATTCCTTCCTGAGCAAACCCGGAAACCGTCTGCCCCAGTGCGGCCATTTCATCCACCGATAGCACTTTGTTAACGTTCAACAAAATTACGAAACTGCTATCGCACTTTGCCATGCCATTAATGAAATCCGGCCGGATACCGGCGCCGAAACTTGGCGGTGGCTCGATATCCTGATTGCCGATATCCACCACCTCGTTGACCGCGTCGACGATGATGCCGATATCCTGGCTATGCTCGTCTTCCTGGTCGCTCGTTGCCGTCTCGACGATCACGATACCGGTACGCTTGGCAATTTGAGTTGCACCTTTGCCGAATCGGGCCAACAAGTCGATTACCGGCACCACGCTACCGCGCAGATTGATCACGCCGCGTACAAAAGACGGCATCATCGGTACTTCGGTCAGTTGGCCGTAATCGATAATTTCCTTGATATTCAAAATCCCCAGCGCATAAACCTCGCCGCCAAGGACAAATGTCAAATACTGGCCTGCAGTAGCTACGGACTCTACTGCCACCGGCAGTTGGCTTGATGTTGTCGCGATTGCACCCATGCCGACCTCCTAGAAACGTTCGAACTGGCTGAGGTCGAATTCGGCTTCGCCTTCGTCGTGGGACGCAGGGCTCGAGACCGGCTTGACCTTTGCCACCCGCCGCGAGGCTTTCGCGCTGCTGCGCGACCCGCTGCTGTTGCCGTGGCCGATTTTGAAGAAGGCCATCAGCGTTTGCAGTTGTTCCGACTGCCCGGTCATTTCTTCCGCCGTCGCCGCCAATTGTTCGCTCGCCGACGCGTTTTGCTGGGTGATCTGGTTCATTTGGTTCATGGCGTTGTTGACTTGGCTGACTCCCGCCGATTGTTCTTGCGAGGCCGCTGCGATCTCTTGCACCAGGTCCGAGGTTTTGGCAATGCTCGGTACGATTTCGTCCAGCAATTTGCCGGCGGTTTCCG comes from the Methylomonas sp. EFPC3 genome and includes:
- a CDS encoding chemotaxis protein CheW, with the protein product MGAIATTSSQLPVAVESVATAGQYLTFVLGGEVYALGILNIKEIIDYGQLTEVPMMPSFVRGVINLRGSVVPVIDLLARFGKGATQIAKRTGIVIVETATSDQEDEHSQDIGIIVDAVNEVVDIGNQDIEPPPSFGAGIRPDFINGMAKCDSSFVILLNVNKVLSVDEMAALGQTVSGFAQEGIAD